CCACATCATTCATGAAACGTTCGCCGTTGAACGAGCGTTGACAGTTCGGTTCCATTTTCTTCAGTGCCCTGCCGGTATTCTCCAGACGGCGGAGAAGGTCGGCTACACGCGGGTCTTGCTTGTCAATGAAATAATGGTTCATAGTTTCTTTGAATTAGCATGATAATACGACTGTAATACTTTCTCCACGTCTTCAGGCTTGTAGAACAGCTTGTTCTTGATCCTGCCGAAAGGCAGTAATCCTTTGGCCCGGTACTCCTGTAGGGTACGCTTCGATATGCCAAGAATGTCGCATACCTCCTGGTTGTCCAGCCATTTTTTCAAGCCGAGGTCTTCCTGCCGTTTACATAGTATGTCGGCCTTTTCCTCGATGGTTTTCACACGCGTCATGAGCGCGTCGAAAGTCCGGATGTCCATACTGATAATTTCCATTGCAATTCTTCATTTTAATTTGTTAAACATTGATTCTGTTTCGCTCCATTTCCGCGAGGGAGAGCCTGCCTTTCCGGTTCAGAAATTCCTTGACCTCGGATGATTTGTAATAGGTACGCCCGTCTATCATGTAGTAAGTCACGAGTTTTTTCTGGCGGTACCGTGCAAGGGTACGTTTCGTGATACCGAGCAACTCGCACATGTCCTGGTTATCCAGCAGCTTGTCGCCGTCAAGGGCAGAGGTCTGCCGGTTCATGCGGCTCAGCTTGTCTTCAATCTTGTCGAACCGTTCCATGATTTGGTGAAGCATCATCTGGAACGTCTCACGGTCTATCTGTATCATAATATGATCTGTCTTTTGAGTGTAAATAATGACTGATTACACCTTGTCGCGCAACAGGTTATACTATGATATAGGGCTAATGGCATACCAATGACCCTGCATTTCACGGAATAACACAGGCATTCCGCTGAAATACAGCGAAATAAAAATTATCAGAGGAAAGTTGAAATGAAAAAACGGTCTTGCAAAATGCAAGGATTCCCGCAATGTGCAAGTTACATCTTGCGAGGGTTGCGATAAATCAACCGGCAGATACCGTTGGAAAAGGTAGTGGCTTCATGCAACCGCCATTGCAGAGTAGGAAGAATGTTTTGTATGGAAGTTCCCCCGCCGGAGGAAATGGGAAGCAGGTAAACGATCAGTTCGTCCACGAGGTTGTAAAAGGAAAGCCCTCGGAGCAGTTCCAACGATTCGGAATCGGAAACTTCGGCCAAATAGGTAAAGGTATTGCCTTTGCCGTCTTTTTCGCAAAGCAGGTCCAAAATGGAATGGGGTAAAATCCTTGCGTCACAGCGTTCCCGCCAATGGGCAAAACCTTTCCTGTGGTTCATTACCCATCGCATCGACATATCGGCGGCATCCGGCAGAAAGCCGTCCAGTGTCATAGCCGTTACTGCTTGGATTTTTGGCATATACCCCGGTTTTTAATTTTACTCTCAACCGGAAGCCGTCAAAAAAAAGAAGCGTGCAAACACGCTACTTCTAATGGAGGCTCTGGAATGCCTTAACAGGAATAGGTGAATGCACGCTATGCGTAGGCATAGCATAAGCAATCACGCAATAGTTCCTGTTAATGTTAATTTACCAGATTCCCATTAGAAACGCCTTGCGGTCTTATGTTATATATCGTCGGCAACTGCCCTATTGACAGTAAGCCGATTTTTCTCTATTTAATTGCAAAATTACATATATTCAGCGATATTTCCATTAATTACAGTTATCAATTTCACTTCAGCCCGTATTTCTTCATTTTCCGGTACAGCGTTGCCGGATTGATATTCAGCATCGCCGCGGCTTGTTCCCGGTGTCCGTTGCAAACCTTCAGAGCATTGATAATGCTCTCTTTCTCCATCGATTCATCTCTCAGGGGCAGGACGGTACGTGAAGGGGCATCGTCATTTACGCATGGACGGATTTCCATATCCAACGCTTCCATATTCAGCATCGGCGTTTCCGTGACCAGTACGGCACGTTTGATTCGGTTCTGCAACTCCCGCACGTTGCCCGGCCAGTGATAGGCGAGCATCCTGCGCCTGGCATCGTCCGTAAAGCCTTGCGTTTCCCGTTTCAGTTCTTTGGAATGACGTTCACGGAAAAATTCGGCCAGCGGCAGGATGTCTTCCGGACACTCTGCCAACGACGGCTGCCGAATCTCGAACTCGTTCAGCCGGTGGTAGAGGTCTTCCCTGAAACGTCCCTCCCGGATGGTCAGTTGCATATCCTCGTTCGTGGCGGCAATTATCCGCACATCGGCTGTCCGTTCCCTGCCGCCTACCGGAGCATAGGTATTCTCCTGCAATACCCGCAGGAGCAAGGACTGTATCTCGTAGGACATCGTCCCTATTTCGTCCAGAAACAGCGTGCCGCCTTTCGCCATGTCGAAATATCCGGTCTTGGCGCTGTCGGCACCGGTAAACGACCCTTTCTCGTGCCCGAAGAAGAGCGAGGCGGCCAGTTCACGCGGTAACGCCCCGCAGTTTATCGCGACGAACGGCATATTCCAGCGTTCGCTGTTGTTATGGATGGTTTGTGCTATCGATTCTTTGCCGGTTCCGTTGGCACCGAGAATCATTACCGACATATCGGACGGAGCAACCAGCCTGGCAAACTTTTCCGCTTGCAGAATCCTGGGGCTTGTTCGGTGAAACAGCTCCTTCTCTTTCCTGCGCACCGTAGCCACCGGGCGGAACACATCTTCCGCCAACTCCAGCAGATGCTCCCGGTGTACCGGTTTGGGCAGGTAATCCCTGGCTCCGAGCTTGATGGTACGCACCACATCCGAAACGGAAACATATTCCGTGGTCAGGATGAACGGGATGTCCTTCCTTTCCTTGCGCAACCATTCCAGCAGGGAAATGCCGTCCCCTTCAGGTAACCGCACATCCGACAATATCAGGTCGAACTGCGTTCTGCGTATCAACGAGCGTGCTATCGTCTCGTTCATGGCCGTCACGGCATCATAACCGGCCTGTGAGAGCCAGTCTTTCTGCATCTGTGACAGACCTACATTGTCTTCAACTATCAGTATTTTCCGTTTCATTCGTCACTCTTTTTATCTCGGCTTCCGCCACTTTAATCAGTATGGCGGCGTAATCCATAATCTGCCGGGTATGTTCATTCAATATCTTATCGTTTATAGTCTCGTTTTTCAGTAAAGCGCGATAAGCCGACAAGGCTTCTTCCATTTGCAGTAATTCCCACATCGGTTGCATCCGGTGGGTGATTTCACGCAATTTCTGCCTGTCACCGTTTTTCATTGCCGTACCGAGTTCCTCCCGGTCTTTTTCTGACTGGGATATAAAGGAAAGAAGCGTTTTTGATTTGTCGCTGACTTCAGAGAGTATCAGACTGAAATCGACGCTATGGGTCTCTTCCTGCCGGTTTCTTCTTATCGTTGAAAGCAGGCTGAGCAACTCGGAGGAAGAGAAAGGCTTGTAGATATAGTCTGTAAATCCGGCATGGAGAAATGCCTCCTTGTCACTGTCACCGCGTGCTGTCATGGCCACAACAGGTATGGTACGGGAGTTCCCGATATTTGAGTTCCGCAACAGAGTCAGCAGATCGAAGCCGTTGGTGCCCGGCATTTGGATGTCGGACAGCAGCAAGTCATAATCCTTGCCCCGCATTGCCTTTACGACCTCTTTGGAGGTGGCACAGGTTGTACAGTTCATTCCGTTACGCTCCAGCATCTCCTTTATCACATCCAGCAACATGGTGTCATCATCAATGACAAGTACATTTTGGGGCAGGTGCACCGGGTGTGGGATTATCCGGTTCTCGCTTTCTATCGGTTCATCCGTCATCTTCATGGGAAGTGTCACGCGGAAAGTACTGCCTTGGTCTATACTGCTTGTCACATTGATGGTTCCGCCAAGCAGGTTGACAAGTCCTTTCGTGATTGGCAGCCCCAATCCGAATCCATGGGCGTTGGCCACTGAACTCAAACGTTCGAACGGACGGAAGATACGGGAGAGCGTCTCCTCACTCATACCAATACCGGTATCTTTGACTTCTAACAGCAGCTCTCCTTCATGATAACAGGCATTCAGACTGATTGTACCGGCTTCCGTGAATTTGACTGCATTGCTGAGCAGGTTGTCTATAATCTGCTCGATACGGTCCACATCGCCGTAAAGTTTGACATCGGTATCCTTGAAATCGTGACAGAACAGGATTCCCTTGTTATTGACCACGTGGGAGAATCCGAAAACGGTACGTTCCAACAAGTCTTTAAGGCTGAACGGCACATCGTTGCGGGTTTCTTTGGCCTCGTTCAGACGGTACACGTCCAGCAGGTTGTTGAGCAAGTGTACCACGTGTTTACATACAATTCGGATGTTGTTCATGTGATTGTTCCTGCGTTTCTTTTCACGAGTATCCATAGCCAGTTCGGCACTCCCGCTGATGATGTTCAGCGGGGCGCGGATGTCATGGGAAATGGTCAGGATAATATTCTTCCGCATTTCCAGCAACGCATAGTTCTGTTCTATCGTTTCTTCCAGGCGTTTCCTGTTCCTTGCCTTAATCTTGATATCCCGTTGTATGATAAGATACAAGACAAACAACAGGATTATGGAGAAGATTATCAGGCCGGTTATTACAAGGGTGGAATGCTCGTATGAATCCTTCAAACGGACTTCTTTGTTCCGGAGGGCGGACAATGCCTGCTCATCCAGGCTTGTGATTAACGTGCGCAACTTACCGTTGAGTTCACGGTTATGCAACCGCAGACTGTCCGTATAGGTCTCGATGTTTCTTCTGCGTTCTTCCTGCAAGGAAATAAGCTCGTTCCCCCGTGCTCTCACTTTGGTATTAGCGGATGGCAATTGTACGGTTTCCTTGCCTCCGAATAATCCGGCTATCCCTTTTTTCTTGCGGGTGACAGTACGGGAGGTATTTGCTTGTGATGTGACAAGTGAATATTGGCCGGCCAGCAGGCTGTCGATTTGTTTTTGTTGCCGGAAAATCTCTTTCATCCGCAACAGATGTTCCTCTTTGTTGAGCAGTAGGGAACGGAGGGAATCCACTTGTTCCGGACGTACAAATTCCTTGCATTGTTCACGTAAAATTTGCAGCAGGGAATCCGCCTTCAGACGACGTGTACGGTATAACTCACAATCTTTATCTGTCCACGTCATGACGGATTCCCCGAAAGTAGCAAGCACGGTGATATGGCGATGGGTAGTGCTGATATTGCTTTGTGTCTGGAATATGGTTATCGACTCCTGCTCTATCTCCGCCACACGTTTACGCTCGTGTAAAACGATGGCGACCATACTACCGATAATCGCCATTAGAAGAAAATATCCTATGAATATCTTATGCTGCAATAGTAATTTCATTAGCTTTTGAGTCTTTATTATATACTATTGAGCCTTTACGATTCCGCTCAGCGGGTCGAACCGCATGGCTTGGTTGCTGAACAGCCGTTCGATATAACCGCTCCGGCGCATCTCCTCTGTTGGCATACAATGAAGTCCGGGGGTGTCTATGAGGGCTATTCTGTCGCTCAGGGAGAGGGCTATGTCGAGTTCGTGGGTGGAAAACAGGATGCACTTTCCTTCGTTATGGGCCAGCCGGGCGAGCAGCGAACAGAGTTCGTAACGGTTGGGCATGTCGAGGAACGAGGTAGGCTCGTCCAGCAGGATGATGGGTGTGGACTGTGCCAATGCGCGGGCAATCATGATGCGCTGGCACTCGCCGTCCGACATCCTGTCCATCGTGCGTTCCGCATAGTCCTCCATGCCTACCGAGGCGAGCGACCGCATAACGATCTCCGTGTCGGCCTTCTGCATCCTTCCTATCCAATTGGTATAGGGTGCGCGGCCGATAGCCACGACGTCCTCGCATTTGAGGTTGGCGATGCGAGTGCGCTCGGTCGTGACGAATGCCAGTGTTCTTGCCCTCTCTGCAACCCGCATATCGGCGCCGTTATGCCCGTCGAGCAGGATTCGACCGGCATAACGGCGGTTCAGTCCGGCGATGGCGCGGAGCAGCGTCGATTTGCCCGTGCCGTTGCGCCCGATAAGGGCTGTCAGTTTGCCTTTTTCTATGGTGGTTTCCACCTCGCAGAGCAAAGTTCGCTCGCCGTAGCCTATGGAAAAATCGTGTAACTCTATCATGCTGTAACGGATTTGTTGCGCAAGACCACCCACACCACAATGGGGATTCCCAGCAATGCGGTGATGGCGTTGATCGGCAGGGTGAACAGTTTGGAAACGAGGTCGCAAAGCAGCAGCACGGAAGCACCCGAAAGAACGGTTCCCGGCACGAGCACCCGATGGTCACTGTTGCGGAACAGCATCCGCGTGACGTGGGGCATGGCCAGCCCGATGAAACCTATCGGACCGCAAAAGGCGGTCACAGTGCCGGCTAGCAACGTCGTGGAGAGGAACAGCAGTCCGCGTGAGCGACGGACGTTCAGCCCCATCGTCACGGCATACTCCTCGCCGAACAGCAGCAGGTTGAGCGGCTTGATCGTCACCACCGCCAACAACAGTCCGGTGACAATCGACGGGATAAGCACTGTAAGCTGGTTGAGGGTCACATCGCCGAGCGACCCCATCGTCCAGACGACGAACATTTTCAAGGATTCATCGTTGGCAACATACTGCAATATTTGGACGACCGCACCGATTCCCGACGAGAACATCATGCCGAGAATCAGAATTACCATGATATCCTTGATGCGGTGTCCGACGGCGGCGATGACAACCAACACGATTGCCGCTCCGAGCCATGCCGCCCCAGCGATGCCTATCGACGAGCCGACACCGGCAAGTACGACGAGTGCCACGCCGAGGCTCGCGCCCGAACTGATGCCGAGCACGTAAGGCCCGGCAAGGGGATTGCGGAAGAGGGTCTGCATCTGAAGACCGCTGACCGACAGGGCGGCTCCGGCCAGCAACGCGACCACCGCCTTAATCAGTCGGATATTCAGTATGATTTTCGCCGTCGCTCGCGGACAATCGCCACCCGTCAGGGCCGCCCAAACATCGCCGAGCGGCACGGCGACAGCCCCCACCGCCAAATCCAGCAGAAACAGGAAGAGGGTGAGGGCAACCAGTGCGGTAAATAATAGGACGGAACGGGAGCGCATTTATTTCAATTGCTTGTAATAGACGAAATCTTCTGCGACCAGTTCGGGGTGGAATATCTTTACGAGGTCTCGTAGCACGAGGTCGGGATTCACCACGGCCGACTCGTAGTAGTCGTTGCCGCCGGCGGCATTCGTGCGGGCGTTGTTGTTATAGACGTATCCGTTGCGGAAGCACCGGGTGTCGGTGAACTTCGGGCAGGCGGCTCGCAGTTCGTCGAGCGTGTTCGCCATACCCACATGCAGCCACATATCGACTTGCGAGGCCAGCAGATACGCCTCTTCGAGGTCGATGGGCGCAGAAGCGTTTCCCGTGTTCTTCTTGTAGATGTAATCGCCTCCGGCATCTTTGATCAACCGGGCGACATAGCTTTCGGTCGAGGGCATGAACCAATTGTCGCCGTAAGGCGTGTTGAGCATCACTGAAGGGGCATCGATGGCTGCATCGGTTACTCGCTTTTTCAAAGCGTTATAGCGAACCGGGATATCGGCAAACACTTTCTCTCCCTCTGTCCGTTTCCCTGTAACCTCCGCTAATGCCACCAGCCATTCGGCCTTGCCCAACGGAGACTCTTCCAGGTAATCGCCAACATACATGAACGGGATGTTCAGTTCTTTCAGTTTTCCCTCCATCGAGCTCGCGCCGTTCACGCCGTAAAGCAGCACGAGGTCGGGGTCGAGCGAGAGCAGCAGTTCGTAATTGATGTTCCCTTCGTAGCCCACGTCGCCGACGCTGTCACGACGAGCCTGAATATCGGGATTGGAAATGTAGTCGATACCCGATACGCCAACGACGCAACGGTCTTCGTCAATAGCATCGAGCATGGCGATATGGGTAGAGGACATGCAGATGATGTGCTCGGCATCTTTTCCGAGCACCTGACCTGTGAAATCTTCGGGTACGCTTTCTCCGTCACGGGCGATGAACAGGTATGTGGTAATGCTGTCAGCTCCCTGCCAAGGGTTCGTGACGGTAACCAATACGCTCTTTTTACCGTCTGCACCTTTTATGTCAAACTCCGAAGCGTATTCGGGTGTATAGACCGCTCGGTTGAAATCGGCAAGTTTGGAACTCTTATCATGGCAGCCTGTGAATGTCAGTACAAGCAGCAATATCAGGCTCAGATTTTTCAATGCTTTCATATCGTTACAAATTTGTGTTTACGGACTTTTTCTTGTTTTTCCCGAACTTCGGGGTGATACCGATGAACAGCTCGAAGTTGATGCCGGGCATGGGGCGCGAGAGTACCGAGAGGTAATCTTCATTGAAAAGGTTGTTGACAGCGAATTTCAATTGCACGTCCACCGGTTTGAAAAAGAGGTTTTTCTCCAAGGAGACGTTGCTCATGAAATATTCGGGCAGGTGTCCTGTCAATGTGTAGTCGTTGCTCGACATGGTGAAACGCTCCGAGTAGAACGTCCACTTGTAAAGGAACGCCCACGACCGCCACGACAACCGTCCTGTCAGCGAGGCGGAATGCTCCGGCACGTAGGGTAACTGTTTGCCCACCGACTGGTCAGCAGGTGACATTTTCTCGCCCTCGTTGATAGAGGGTGTCCACGAATAGGAACCGTTCAGGTCAATGAGCCAATCCTTTGCCGGCTGCACGGCCAGGTTCGCCTTGACCTCGATGCCGTAGGCGTGTACCTTCTTCACGTTGCGGGGCGAAAAGAATCCTTTGGTGGTGGGCAGCCAGATAATCCAGTCGTCGATGTAGGAATCGAACCAGTTCACGCCGCCGTTCAACTTATAGACATTTTCTTTGCCGACCTCGAAACTTACACCTGCATCGTAGCTGAAACCATGCTCGTTTCTCAGATTGGGATTGCCACCGGGCAGGAAATAGAGGTCATTCAGCGTCGGGAAACGGTAATTGCGTGAAACAGAAGCTTTGAGCATCACATTCCCTTTCGGAGAAATGATGCCGTCAATAAAAAAAGCCGGTATAAGCGGAGCCCACTCGAAACCGTACATTTCTTCTCGCAACACAACCGACATGCCAAGCCGGTCTATCGGTTGCCACTTGGCAGATACGGAGCCTGAAAGTTCCACGCGTCCTTTGTCATAGCCCACGATGGCTTTGCCTCCGTCCTGCAAGATGATATTCTTGTCCTCACTGCGTACCAAATGCTGGTGAGCCGATACGTTAGCGGTGAAAAACCAACGTTTTGTCGGACTGTATTCACCTTCAGCTTGCCCGTAGAACGTATTTACCTTGCTGCGGGAACGGGTCATCGACGCCCAGTTATCAGGTGCGACCTCACGCTTGTAGTCGTAGGCCATCCATGTGTGTATGTAACCGCCTTTCACGCCGAGTTTCCAGTTGCTTTTGATATGATCCCACGAAAGGACACTGCGGAAAGTCTGTTCCCGCTGGCGGTTCTCGAAGTCGGTTGCATCTCCGTAGTCGGTCGTCAACATCGGAAGTTCCCGGTTGGAATTGATATACCATGCGTTCAGGCCTAATTTGTCGCCTTTGCGGGTGTTGTAATAGACCTCTTGAAGCAGGTGCAGGTCCTTGAACGCCCCGGAGCGGTTGCGCTCTTTAGGATGATACTGCCCGATGATGTTCTTGTCCTCGTCGTAGATGTTTATCTTCTTGTCGTGGTTGGTGTACTTGTAATCGTTAGGCGAGGAAGAATAGACCGCACGAGTGGAGACGTGCCACCTCTCGCTGCCATAGGTGAAGCGGGCGAACTCGTCGAATGTCCGGAACGATCCGATGCCCTGCACGTATTGGGCGTTGAACCCTTCGGCAACGGTGGGGGTGGTACCAAGCTTAACCAGACCGCCCAGTCCGCCGCCCGTTTCGTTCACCGATGAAGTACCGTGCAGCAGCGATGCGTTGTCTATGAAGTAGGACGGAATGGTGGAGAAGTCCGTCATGCCGAGCATGGGGTTGTTGATGCGCATGCCGTTCCATGTCACCTGCGTGTGTGAAGGCGACGTTCCTCGGAATGCGACGGTCGAGAGCGTGGCGCGTCCGTAGCTCTTGACGAATACGGACGAGTTGAACGTCAAGATGTCGGCCATCGAGAGGGCGATGTTCTCTTTCAGTGCGAGCGAATCGAACTTCGTCTTCTGCACGCCGATTTCTTTCATCGGCCGATGGCCGACGACCGTGACTTCCGGTATGGTAAGATGCCAGGTCGACCGCTTTTTGCTTTCCGTCTGCTGCGCAAAGAGTGCCGTGGGGAGACATGCCGCCAAAGCGAATAACAGATATAGTCTTTTCATATTGCCTCCTTTCTTATTTCCAACAGAATGCACCGGGAATAATCCCGACATAAAATTCATCTATCAATTTCCCTTCGGGCGAGTAGCGGTAAATCATGCCCTGCTGCTGGTAGTCGATGGCATCGGCGATGTATACTTCCCCGTTGGCGGGGTTTACCGTCAGTCCGTAATAAATCGTGCCGCTGTATTCGAGGAACGGACGCACCGGCACATGGCTAGCTGTCACGTCCATACTCCAAATGGCCTTGTTGATCCAGTAGAGTTTGTCCCTGTCACCGTTGAGCTGCACCTCCGAGGGCCAGTCGCCCAACTTGAACTTGAACTGCTTCTCCACCGTGAATGTCCCGGCGTCGATGCGGTAGAGCGACGGGGCTTCGTAACCGTAGGGGCTGCCCTCATAACCGCCGTCAGTCACCGTCCACATCTTGTTGTACTTGTCCATGACCAGCGATGTCGGTTGTATGCCGACCTTCAGTTCATCGACCACTTGGTCGGTTTCGGTGTCGATTTTGATGATGCGGTTTTGGTAGCTCCAGCAGTTGCAATAGACGTATTTGCCGTATTGCACCATCTGTTCGGTGGAGCCACTCTCCATCGTCATGTCCGGCACTTGAATGTAGCCGGTAATTTCATATTTCTTCGGGTTGATGATGAAGATGCGGTTGTCCCACAGTTGGGTGACGTAGGCTTTTTCGTCGCTCAGGAAATGGATGTAGCGCGGGGAGGTCAGATTCTCGATGCGTCCTACCTCCTTGAAGGTGTTCAGGTCGATGGCGAAAATCACATGGGAGTTGTTCACCACGACCCAGCCCTTGTTGTCGTAGATGGTCATCGACTGCGCCACGTCGCCGAGCTTCATGCCGTTGGCTCGGAAGAAGACCTCGTTTTGCACTTGTTTGGTTGCCGGGTCGTAATAGGACAAGGTAGCATTGCCGTACTGGAAGTTGCCCTCGTTGGTGATGAACAGTC
The window above is part of the Butyricimonas paravirosa genome. Proteins encoded here:
- a CDS encoding helix-turn-helix domain-containing protein — encoded protein: MEIISMDIRTFDALMTRVKTIEEKADILCKRQEDLGLKKWLDNQEVCDILGISKRTLQEYRAKGLLPFGRIKNKLFYKPEDVEKVLQSYYHANSKKL
- a CDS encoding helix-turn-helix domain-containing protein; the protein is MIQIDRETFQMMLHQIMERFDKIEDKLSRMNRQTSALDGDKLLDNQDMCELLGITKRTLARYRQKKLVTYYMIDGRTYYKSSEVKEFLNRKGRLSLAEMERNRINV
- a CDS encoding sigma-54-dependent transcriptional regulator; the encoded protein is MKRKILIVEDNVGLSQMQKDWLSQAGYDAVTAMNETIARSLIRRTQFDLILSDVRLPEGDGISLLEWLRKERKDIPFILTTEYVSVSDVVRTIKLGARDYLPKPVHREHLLELAEDVFRPVATVRRKEKELFHRTSPRILQAEKFARLVAPSDMSVMILGANGTGKESIAQTIHNNSERWNMPFVAINCGALPRELAASLFFGHEKGSFTGADSAKTGYFDMAKGGTLFLDEIGTMSYEIQSLLLRVLQENTYAPVGGRERTADVRIIAATNEDMQLTIREGRFREDLYHRLNEFEIRQPSLAECPEDILPLAEFFRERHSKELKRETQGFTDDARRRMLAYHWPGNVRELQNRIKRAVLVTETPMLNMEALDMEIRPCVNDDAPSRTVLPLRDESMEKESIINALKVCNGHREQAAAMLNINPATLYRKMKKYGLK
- a CDS encoding hybrid sensor histidine kinase/response regulator, with amino-acid sequence MKLLLQHKIFIGYFLLMAIIGSMVAIVLHERKRVAEIEQESITIFQTQSNISTTHRHITVLATFGESVMTWTDKDCELYRTRRLKADSLLQILREQCKEFVRPEQVDSLRSLLLNKEEHLLRMKEIFRQQKQIDSLLAGQYSLVTSQANTSRTVTRKKKGIAGLFGGKETVQLPSANTKVRARGNELISLQEERRRNIETYTDSLRLHNRELNGKLRTLITSLDEQALSALRNKEVRLKDSYEHSTLVITGLIIFSIILLFVLYLIIQRDIKIKARNRKRLEETIEQNYALLEMRKNIILTISHDIRAPLNIISGSAELAMDTREKKRRNNHMNNIRIVCKHVVHLLNNLLDVYRLNEAKETRNDVPFSLKDLLERTVFGFSHVVNNKGILFCHDFKDTDVKLYGDVDRIEQIIDNLLSNAVKFTEAGTISLNACYHEGELLLEVKDTGIGMSEETLSRIFRPFERLSSVANAHGFGLGLPITKGLVNLLGGTINVTSSIDQGSTFRVTLPMKMTDEPIESENRIIPHPVHLPQNVLVIDDDTMLLDVIKEMLERNGMNCTTCATSKEVVKAMRGKDYDLLLSDIQMPGTNGFDLLTLLRNSNIGNSRTIPVVAMTARGDSDKEAFLHAGFTDYIYKPFSSSELLSLLSTIRRNRQEETHSVDFSLILSEVSDKSKTLLSFISQSEKDREELGTAMKNGDRQKLREITHRMQPMWELLQMEEALSAYRALLKNETINDKILNEHTRQIMDYAAILIKVAEAEIKRVTNETENTDS
- a CDS encoding ABC transporter ATP-binding protein, whose amino-acid sequence is MIELHDFSIGYGERTLLCEVETTIEKGKLTALIGRNGTGKSTLLRAIAGLNRRYAGRILLDGHNGADMRVAERARTLAFVTTERTRIANLKCEDVVAIGRAPYTNWIGRMQKADTEIVMRSLASVGMEDYAERTMDRMSDGECQRIMIARALAQSTPIILLDEPTSFLDMPNRYELCSLLARLAHNEGKCILFSTHELDIALSLSDRIALIDTPGLHCMPTEEMRRSGYIERLFSNQAMRFDPLSGIVKAQ
- a CDS encoding FecCD family ABC transporter permease, which translates into the protein MRSRSVLLFTALVALTLFLFLLDLAVGAVAVPLGDVWAALTGGDCPRATAKIILNIRLIKAVVALLAGAALSVSGLQMQTLFRNPLAGPYVLGISSGASLGVALVVLAGVGSSIGIAGAAWLGAAIVLVVIAAVGHRIKDIMVILILGMMFSSGIGAVVQILQYVANDESLKMFVVWTMGSLGDVTLNQLTVLIPSIVTGLLLAVVTIKPLNLLLFGEEYAVTMGLNVRRSRGLLFLSTTLLAGTVTAFCGPIGFIGLAMPHVTRMLFRNSDHRVLVPGTVLSGASVLLLCDLVSKLFTLPINAITALLGIPIVVWVVLRNKSVTA
- a CDS encoding ABC transporter substrate-binding protein: MKALKNLSLILLLVLTFTGCHDKSSKLADFNRAVYTPEYASEFDIKGADGKKSVLVTVTNPWQGADSITTYLFIARDGESVPEDFTGQVLGKDAEHIICMSSTHIAMLDAIDEDRCVVGVSGIDYISNPDIQARRDSVGDVGYEGNINYELLLSLDPDLVLLYGVNGASSMEGKLKELNIPFMYVGDYLEESPLGKAEWLVALAEVTGKRTEGEKVFADIPVRYNALKKRVTDAAIDAPSVMLNTPYGDNWFMPSTESYVARLIKDAGGDYIYKKNTGNASAPIDLEEAYLLASQVDMWLHVGMANTLDELRAACPKFTDTRCFRNGYVYNNNARTNAAGGNDYYESAVVNPDLVLRDLVKIFHPELVAEDFVYYKQLK
- a CDS encoding TonB-dependent receptor — its product is MKRLYLLFALAACLPTALFAQQTESKKRSTWHLTIPEVTVVGHRPMKEIGVQKTKFDSLALKENIALSMADILTFNSSVFVKSYGRATLSTVAFRGTSPSHTQVTWNGMRINNPMLGMTDFSTIPSYFIDNASLLHGTSSVNETGGGLGGLVKLGTTPTVAEGFNAQYVQGIGSFRTFDEFARFTYGSERWHVSTRAVYSSSPNDYKYTNHDKKINIYDEDKNIIGQYHPKERNRSGAFKDLHLLQEVYYNTRKGDKLGLNAWYINSNRELPMLTTDYGDATDFENRQREQTFRSVLSWDHIKSNWKLGVKGGYIHTWMAYDYKREVAPDNWASMTRSRSKVNTFYGQAEGEYSPTKRWFFTANVSAHQHLVRSEDKNIILQDGGKAIVGYDKGRVELSGSVSAKWQPIDRLGMSVVLREEMYGFEWAPLIPAFFIDGIISPKGNVMLKASVSRNYRFPTLNDLYFLPGGNPNLRNEHGFSYDAGVSFEVGKENVYKLNGGVNWFDSYIDDWIIWLPTTKGFFSPRNVKKVHAYGIEVKANLAVQPAKDWLIDLNGSYSWTPSINEGEKMSPADQSVGKQLPYVPEHSASLTGRLSWRSWAFLYKWTFYSERFTMSSNDYTLTGHLPEYFMSNVSLEKNLFFKPVDVQLKFAVNNLFNEDYLSVLSRPMPGINFELFIGITPKFGKNKKKSVNTNL
- a CDS encoding glutaminyl-peptide cyclotransferase, with the protein product MTYHQLKYLLWSVVVGVTLSLTSCMEWDYGDAVEDFNATGAGLFITNEGNFQYGNATLSYYDPATKQVQNEVFFRANGMKLGDVAQSMTIYDNKGWVVVNNSHVIFAIDLNTFKEVGRIENLTSPRYIHFLSDEKAYVTQLWDNRIFIINPKKYEITGYIQVPDMTMESGSTEQMVQYGKYVYCNCWSYQNRIIKIDTETDQVVDELKVGIQPTSLVMDKYNKMWTVTDGGYEGSPYGYEAPSLYRIDAGTFTVEKQFKFKLGDWPSEVQLNGDRDKLYWINKAIWSMDVTASHVPVRPFLEYSGTIYYGLTVNPANGEVYIADAIDYQQQGMIYRYSPEGKLIDEFYVGIIPGAFCWK